Proteins from a single region of Starkeya sp. ORNL1:
- a CDS encoding sugar ABC transporter permease, with protein MRVLAFADRDWRTGWAFALPGLITLVVVMGFPLVYALLISLSSLTLLKPMLQPSVGLRNFATVMADPLFWGAVWLTIKYSVVTVVGEFVIGLAVAMMLNRTVTMKPVYFAILTIPMAMSPVSVALIWRMLLQPNLGIANQLMEALGLPRLDWLGSADLALWTMAGIDIWQQTSFVVLILAAGLAALPRDPYEAAEVDGASQFQQFWYITLPMLRPVAAIAVIIQLINEFRTYDLVYVLTKGGPGTSTEMLSFFAYRRAFLGLHLNEGAAAAFVLLLIVLGLTIAFFATLERRR; from the coding sequence ATGCGCGTGCTTGCCTTCGCGGATCGGGACTGGCGCACCGGCTGGGCCTTCGCCCTGCCGGGCCTCATCACGCTCGTCGTGGTGATGGGCTTTCCGCTGGTCTATGCGCTGCTGATCTCGCTGTCGTCGCTGACACTGCTGAAGCCGATGCTCCAGCCCTCCGTCGGGCTCAGGAACTTCGCGACGGTGATGGCCGACCCGCTGTTCTGGGGCGCGGTGTGGCTCACCATCAAATATTCCGTCGTCACCGTGGTCGGCGAGTTCGTCATCGGCCTCGCGGTGGCGATGATGCTGAACCGCACCGTGACGATGAAGCCGGTCTATTTTGCCATCCTCACCATCCCGATGGCGATGTCGCCGGTGAGCGTCGCTTTGATCTGGCGCATGCTGCTGCAGCCCAATCTCGGCATCGCCAACCAGCTGATGGAGGCGCTCGGCCTGCCGCGGCTCGACTGGCTCGGCTCGGCCGACCTCGCGCTCTGGACCATGGCCGGCATCGACATCTGGCAGCAGACTTCGTTCGTGGTGCTGATCCTCGCCGCCGGCCTCGCCGCGCTGCCGCGCGACCCTTACGAGGCGGCCGAGGTCGACGGCGCCAGCCAGTTCCAGCAATTCTGGTACATCACCTTGCCGATGCTGCGGCCGGTGGCGGCGATCGCCGTCATCATCCAGCTCATCAACGAGTTCCGCACCTACGACCTCGTCTACGTGCTGACCAAGGGCGGGCCCGGCACCTCCACCGAGATGCTCAGCTTCTTCGCCTATCGCCGCGCCTTTCTCGGCCTGCACCTCAATGAGGGCGCGGCCGCGGCCTTCGTGCTGCTGCTGATCGTGCTGGGCCTCACCATCGCCTTCTTCGCCACGCTGGAGCGGCGGCGCTAG
- a CDS encoding LemA family protein — translation MALLALCLAGCGINNIPTNEEKAKAAWSDVLNQYQRRSDLIPNLVETVKGYAQQEKDVLTQVTQARANATSIKVDASTITDPETFKKFQDAQAQLSGALGRLIAVSEAYPDLKSNQNFLALQSQIEGTENRIAVARRDYIDAVRVYNTELRTYPGALWAMTLYRNNKPMETFTIPEEQMKVPQVKFN, via the coding sequence ATGGCGCTGCTGGCGCTCTGCCTTGCCGGCTGCGGCATCAACAACATCCCGACCAATGAGGAGAAGGCCAAGGCGGCGTGGAGCGACGTGCTGAACCAGTATCAGCGGCGCTCCGACCTGATCCCGAACCTGGTCGAGACGGTGAAGGGCTATGCCCAGCAGGAAAAGGACGTGCTGACCCAGGTGACGCAGGCGCGGGCCAACGCCACCTCGATCAAGGTCGACGCCTCGACCATCACCGATCCCGAGACCTTCAAGAAATTCCAGGATGCGCAGGCCCAGCTCTCCGGCGCGCTGGGCCGGCTGATCGCGGTGTCCGAGGCCTATCCGGACCTGAAGTCGAACCAGAACTTCCTCGCCTTGCAGTCGCAGATCGAGGGCACCGAGAACCGCATCGCGGTGGCGCGGCGCGATTATATCGACGCGGTTCGGGTCTATAATACCGAGCTGCGCACCTATCCCGGCGCGCTCTGGGCGATGACGCTCTATCGCAACAACAAGCCGATGGAGACCTTCACCATCCCCGAGGAGCAGATGAAGGTGCCGCAGGTGAAGTTCAACTGA
- a CDS encoding YgcG family protein has product MPSRVASGLASLALAFGLAFLCLLAPARAELTFPPLTGRVVDAASILNPAARAALDAKLAAQEGKTTDQFVVATVPSLQGTSVEDYANRLFRAWKLGQGDKNNGALLLVAPNERKVRIEVGYGLEGVLTDAVTSTIIQTAMLPAFRSGDFAGGVTKGADAVIEVLNLDPEEAKARARQAEKPAMSPDDWLHLIFFVLMIAFWIYVFYRSTRGGGGPGAGYRRGRGGAVVIPGGISTWDFPRGGGGGGWSGGSGGGFSGGGGSSGGGGASGSW; this is encoded by the coding sequence ATGCCGTCGCGCGTCGCGTCAGGTTTGGCTTCGCTCGCGCTCGCCTTCGGGCTCGCATTTCTGTGTCTGCTGGCTCCCGCGCGCGCCGAGCTGACCTTTCCCCCGCTCACCGGGCGGGTGGTGGACGCGGCCAGTATCCTCAACCCCGCCGCCCGCGCCGCGCTCGACGCCAAGCTGGCAGCGCAGGAAGGCAAGACCACCGATCAGTTCGTGGTGGCGACGGTGCCCTCGCTGCAGGGCACCTCGGTCGAGGACTATGCCAACCGCTTGTTCCGCGCCTGGAAGCTCGGCCAGGGCGACAAGAACAATGGCGCGCTGCTGTTGGTCGCGCCCAATGAGCGCAAGGTGCGCATCGAGGTCGGCTACGGCCTGGAGGGCGTACTCACCGACGCGGTGACCAGCACCATCATCCAGACCGCCATGCTGCCCGCCTTCCGTAGCGGCGATTTCGCCGGCGGCGTCACCAAGGGCGCGGACGCGGTGATCGAGGTGCTGAACCTCGATCCGGAAGAGGCCAAGGCCCGCGCCCGGCAGGCCGAGAAGCCGGCGATGAGCCCGGACGACTGGCTGCATCTGATCTTCTTCGTGCTGATGATCGCCTTCTGGATCTACGTCTTCTATCGCTCGACGCGGGGCGGCGGCGGGCCCGGGGCCGGCTATCGGCGCGGGCGCGGCGGCGCGGTGGTGATACCCGGCGGCATCTCGACCTGGGACTTTCCGCGCGGCGGCGGCGGGGGCGGCTGGTCGGGCGGCAGCGGCGGCGGATTCTCCGGCGGGGGTGGTTCCTCCGGCGGCGGCGGCGCCTCGGGGAGCTGGTGA
- a CDS encoding GlxA family transcriptional regulator — protein sequence MERNQLERSDVALGNRPDPISATIPGRASPLRVGFVLLDQFTLAAFGGLIDALRLAADHGGRSRQIHASWTVMSLGGADRQSSCGVIASGNKPLLDPTNFDYIAICGGNDYLNERHPPALLDYMRRAFEHRVRLIGVCTGTFAIAQAGLVGARTVCIHWNVLEAFQAQFPSLTPVTDKLFVDEGDLLSCAGSTAAIDVGLYLVTRHCGRGKANQAVRHMMLQGMRPASLPQAHFYADLTAIADARVHQAVHFMEQRLDDPPSIDAIARYVGCSPRQLERAFAATLSASPAAFQRRLRLDYACWLLENSPRSITQIAFDCGFSDAAHFSREFRHMFDASPREFRTARTAAPRPEPVR from the coding sequence ATGGAACGCAACCAGCTGGAACGCAGCGACGTCGCCCTCGGGAATCGGCCGGACCCGATCTCCGCGACAATCCCGGGTCGTGCCTCGCCGCTGCGCGTCGGCTTCGTGCTGCTCGACCAGTTCACCCTTGCCGCCTTTGGCGGGCTGATCGACGCGCTGCGCCTCGCCGCCGATCATGGCGGCCGCAGCCGGCAGATCCATGCCTCATGGACGGTGATGAGCCTGGGGGGCGCCGACCGGCAGTCGAGCTGCGGGGTGATCGCGAGCGGCAACAAGCCGCTGCTGGACCCGACCAATTTCGACTACATCGCGATCTGCGGCGGCAATGACTACCTCAATGAGCGTCACCCGCCAGCGCTGCTCGATTATATGCGCCGCGCCTTCGAGCATCGGGTGCGGCTGATCGGGGTGTGTACCGGCACCTTCGCCATCGCCCAGGCCGGCCTCGTCGGCGCGCGCACCGTGTGCATCCACTGGAACGTGCTCGAGGCCTTCCAGGCCCAGTTCCCGAGCCTCACCCCGGTCACCGACAAGCTGTTCGTCGATGAGGGCGACCTCTTGTCCTGCGCCGGCTCGACCGCGGCGATCGATGTCGGCCTCTATCTCGTCACCCGCCATTGCGGGCGCGGCAAGGCCAACCAGGCGGTGCGGCACATGATGCTGCAAGGCATGCGTCCCGCCTCGCTGCCGCAGGCGCATTTCTACGCCGACCTTACCGCCATCGCCGATGCCCGGGTGCATCAGGCGGTGCATTTCATGGAGCAGCGGCTCGACGACCCGCCCTCGATCGACGCCATCGCCCGCTATGTCGGATGCAGCCCGCGGCAATTGGAACGAGCCTTCGCGGCGACGCTCTCTGCCTCGCCGGCGGCGTTCCAGCGGCGGCTGCGGCTGGATTATGCCTGCTGGCTGCTGGAGAACAGCCCGCGCAGCATCACCCAGATCGCCTTCGATTGCGGCTTCTCCGACGCCGCGCATTTCTCCCGCGAGTTCCGGCACATGTTCGATGCCTCGCCGCGCGAGTTCCGTACTGCCCGTACCGCGGCGCCGCGGCCCGAGCCGGTCAGATAA
- a CDS encoding ABC transporter substrate-binding protein: MARMHGLITASVVALAAAIAPASAQEAIHVAWYGGNWGDAFKACVADPFTKATGVPVVPEVGTSTVTLSKLQQQKDAPTIDVAWMDGGVSELAASAGVVENLDPAGIPNLKDALPEAIYKNAGTTYAVGTGYYSLGLTYNTKEVKTPPTSWNDLWKPEYADAVTIPSPSNSSGVPFLFFLAKIWNAPAGDFAPVFARIKQLKPALFFDSSGAASNAYQSGEAIIGAHFNVGAFDLAAKGLPIAFTVPKEGVWATDARLHLVKNAPRKASAQKFIDTALTADASKCLAEKLYLGPAVKGVTVSPEAARKLPWGESGSVANLFLLDWNQVNAKRAELVDTWNREIARK, encoded by the coding sequence ATGGCACGCATGCACGGTCTGATTACGGCTTCGGTGGTCGCGCTCGCGGCTGCCATCGCTCCCGCCTCGGCGCAGGAGGCGATCCATGTCGCCTGGTATGGCGGCAATTGGGGCGACGCCTTCAAGGCGTGCGTCGCCGACCCGTTCACCAAGGCGACCGGCGTGCCGGTGGTGCCGGAGGTCGGCACCTCGACGGTGACGCTCTCCAAGCTGCAGCAGCAGAAGGACGCGCCGACCATCGACGTCGCCTGGATGGATGGCGGGGTGAGCGAACTCGCGGCCAGCGCGGGCGTGGTCGAAAATCTCGACCCGGCCGGCATCCCGAACCTCAAGGACGCGCTGCCGGAGGCGATCTACAAGAATGCCGGCACAACTTATGCTGTTGGAACAGGCTATTACTCGCTCGGCCTCACCTACAACACGAAGGAGGTGAAGACCCCGCCGACCTCCTGGAACGACCTCTGGAAGCCGGAATATGCCGACGCGGTGACGATCCCGTCGCCGTCCAATTCCTCCGGCGTGCCGTTCCTGTTCTTCCTCGCCAAGATCTGGAACGCCCCGGCCGGCGACTTCGCCCCGGTGTTCGCCAGGATCAAGCAGCTGAAGCCGGCGCTGTTCTTCGATTCCTCGGGCGCCGCCAGCAACGCCTATCAGAGCGGCGAGGCGATCATCGGCGCGCACTTCAATGTCGGCGCCTTCGATCTTGCCGCCAAGGGCCTGCCGATCGCCTTCACCGTGCCCAAGGAGGGCGTGTGGGCGACCGATGCACGCCTCCATCTGGTGAAGAACGCGCCGCGCAAGGCCTCGGCGCAGAAGTTCATCGACACTGCCTTGACCGCGGACGCCTCAAAATGCCTCGCCGAGAAGCTCTATCTCGGCCCGGCGGTGAAGGGCGTGACGGTCTCGCCGGAAGCCGCGCGCAAGCTGCCCTGGGGCGAGAGCGGCTCGGTCGCCAATCTCTTCCTGCTCGACTGGAATCAGGTCAACGCCAAGCGCGCGGAACTGGTCGACACCTGGAACCGCGAGATCGCCCGCAAGTGA
- a CDS encoding ABC transporter ATP-binding protein, with protein sequence MSPLLTIDAVSKRFAAHHALRDVRLDIGAGEFIALLGPSGCGKTTLLRCIAGFLNPDEGRILIDGVDVTSIPPYRRPLNTVFQSYALFPHMNVLENVGYGPRRQGVPKDEAKRRSLEALGLVGLSDLGARLPLELSGGQQQRVALARAIVNRPKLLLLDEPLSALDLKLRRRMQIELKHIQEKLGIAFIFVTHDQEEAMTMANRIVVMNAGQIEQAGTAAEIYRAPRTRFVAEFVGEANLIPCSPAAPGRVRLAVNGAELNAPAGGSLAMVRPEDVLLLDGPQDGLLSMPAIIEDVVAIGGITTLHMRAGDIALKATRLGLPDDTLRPGAAVTVGFRPASVHLIAE encoded by the coding sequence GTGAGCCCGCTGCTGACCATAGATGCGGTCTCCAAGCGTTTCGCGGCGCATCATGCGCTGCGGGACGTGCGGCTCGACATCGGGGCCGGGGAGTTCATCGCTCTCCTGGGCCCGAGCGGCTGCGGCAAGACCACGCTGCTGCGCTGCATCGCCGGCTTCCTTAACCCCGACGAGGGCCGCATCCTGATCGACGGCGTGGACGTCACAAGCATCCCGCCGTATCGGCGCCCGCTCAACACGGTGTTCCAGAGCTACGCGCTGTTCCCGCACATGAACGTGCTGGAGAATGTCGGCTATGGGCCGCGCCGGCAGGGCGTGCCGAAGGACGAGGCCAAGCGCCGCTCGCTGGAGGCGCTCGGCCTGGTCGGCCTCTCCGATCTCGGCGCCCGCCTGCCGCTCGAGCTGTCCGGCGGCCAGCAGCAGCGTGTCGCCTTGGCCCGTGCCATCGTCAACCGGCCGAAGCTGCTGCTGCTCGACGAGCCCTTGAGCGCGCTCGACCTCAAGCTGCGCCGGCGCATGCAGATCGAGCTGAAGCACATACAGGAGAAGCTCGGCATCGCCTTCATCTTCGTCACCCATGACCAGGAGGAGGCGATGACGATGGCGAACCGCATCGTCGTCATGAATGCCGGGCAGATCGAGCAGGCCGGGACCGCCGCCGAAATCTATCGCGCGCCGCGCACCCGCTTCGTCGCCGAATTCGTCGGCGAGGCCAATCTCATCCCCTGTTCACCGGCGGCCCCCGGGCGCGTGCGGCTGGCGGTGAACGGCGCCGAATTGAACGCGCCCGCCGGCGGATCCCTTGCCATGGTGCGGCCCGAGGACGTCCTGCTGCTCGACGGGCCGCAGGACGGCCTGCTCTCGATGCCGGCCATCATCGAGGATGTCGTCGCCATTGGCGGCATCACCACGCTGCATATGCGCGCCGGCGACATCGCGCTGAAGGCGACCCGCCTCGGCCTGCCGGACGACACCCTGCGCCCCGGCGCGGCGGTCACGGTCGGCTTCCGGCCGGCCTCCGTGCACCTGATCGCGGAGTAG
- a CDS encoding ABC transporter permease, giving the protein MTGARTTLLFLLFAPVAFFAAFFLAPMAVVLFSSFTAPDGSPTFAHYARVLLDQYHWEVLWVTFRIALLTTVICLLIGFPLAWYLVRIVKWRAWRRACVILIIVPLFTSNIVRSFGWMVLLGRTGLVNDALVSTGLLARPMRFLGTETGILIGLVYILLPFVVLSVGNALAKIDTAFEQASADLGAGPARTFWFVTLPLCLPGAVSGAIMVFALAVSAYVTPALLSGGQITVFSMLIFQQYSSVFDFHYGAALSVTLLVLTLLLVGMAGRIGEAGRRA; this is encoded by the coding sequence GTGACCGGCGCGCGCACCACGCTGCTCTTCCTGCTGTTCGCGCCGGTGGCGTTCTTCGCCGCCTTCTTCCTGGCGCCGATGGCGGTGGTGCTGTTCTCCAGTTTCACCGCGCCGGACGGCAGCCCGACCTTCGCGCATTACGCCCGCGTGCTGCTCGACCAGTATCATTGGGAGGTGCTGTGGGTGACGTTCCGCATCGCGCTTCTCACCACCGTGATCTGCCTGCTGATCGGCTTCCCGCTCGCCTGGTATCTGGTGCGCATCGTGAAGTGGCGGGCATGGCGGCGGGCCTGCGTCATCCTCATCATTGTCCCGCTCTTCACCTCGAACATCGTGCGCTCGTTCGGCTGGATGGTGCTGCTCGGCCGCACCGGCCTCGTCAACGACGCGCTGGTCTCGACCGGCCTGCTGGCCCGGCCGATGCGCTTCCTCGGCACCGAGACCGGCATACTGATCGGCCTCGTCTATATCCTGCTGCCCTTCGTGGTGCTCTCGGTCGGCAATGCGCTGGCGAAGATCGACACCGCGTTCGAGCAGGCCTCGGCCGATCTCGGCGCCGGGCCGGCGCGCACCTTCTGGTTCGTCACCTTGCCGCTCTGCCTGCCGGGCGCGGTCTCCGGTGCCATCATGGTGTTCGCGCTGGCGGTCAGCGCCTATGTGACGCCGGCGCTGCTGAGCGGCGGGCAGATCACCGTGTTCTCCATGCTGATCTTCCAGCAATACAGCTCGGTGTTCGATTTCCACTATGGCGCCGCGCTGAGCGTAACGCTGCTGGTGCTGACGCTGCTCTTGGTCGGCATGGCCGGGCGCATCGGCGAAGCGGGGAGGCGGGCATGA
- a CDS encoding ABC transporter permease yields the protein MIARLIVRLVALLALAYLVLPLIVIIGASLTTTSYLAFPPEGLTLHWYKVMLDDPSYVAAFTTSTLLALAATVVGIVLAVPASLALARYDFTGRAALSAMLLSPLVLPYVVLGAALLQYGAAIGLVRSFAALLVGHVIIVMPFVLRSILPLLTPEQRALEEASADLGARPVTTFFLVVLPQIRSGIVAGGLLAFISSWINVELSIFNTTSELNTIPVKMFNYVQYTIDPTIAAVSAITIVVAAVAIILIDLLIGLDMLSEPRQP from the coding sequence ATGATCGCGCGTCTCATCGTCCGTCTCGTCGCGTTGCTGGCGCTCGCCTATCTGGTGCTGCCGCTCATCGTCATCATCGGCGCCTCGCTGACCACGACCAGCTATCTCGCCTTCCCGCCGGAAGGGCTAACGCTGCACTGGTACAAGGTGATGCTGGACGATCCGTCCTACGTCGCCGCCTTCACCACCTCGACGCTGCTGGCGCTGGCGGCAACCGTGGTCGGCATCGTGCTTGCGGTGCCGGCGAGCCTTGCCTTGGCGCGCTACGACTTCACCGGCCGCGCGGCGCTATCCGCCATGCTGCTTTCGCCGCTGGTGCTGCCCTATGTCGTGCTCGGCGCGGCGCTGCTGCAATATGGCGCGGCGATCGGGCTGGTGCGCTCCTTCGCGGCGCTGCTGGTCGGGCACGTCATCATCGTCATGCCCTTCGTGCTGCGCTCCATCCTGCCGCTGCTGACCCCCGAGCAGCGGGCGCTGGAGGAAGCCTCCGCCGATCTCGGTGCGCGGCCGGTGACCACCTTCTTCCTCGTCGTGCTGCCGCAGATCCGCTCGGGCATCGTCGCCGGCGGGCTGCTCGCCTTCATCTCTTCCTGGATCAATGTCGAGTTGTCGATCTTCAACACGACATCCGAGCTGAACACCATCCCCGTGAAGATGTTCAACTACGTCCAGTACACCATCGACCCGACGATCGCGGCCGTGTCCGCAATAACCATCGTCGTCGCGGCCGTCGCCATCATCCTCATCGACCTTCTGATCGGCCTCGACATGCTGTCCGAGCCGCGTCAGCCCTAA
- a CDS encoding proline racemase family protein, with protein MMRKQDIFDVVYTHTEGEPLCIIHSGIPYPAGSTILEKRAFLEANYDWVRQALMREPRGHKDMFGVFLTPPSSPDYDAGLIYIDGTQYSHMCGHGTIAVAMAMVALGMVRRNPDGVTTIRFETTAGLVLAEVGSEGDEVLWTRFENVPAYVAAQDVPFELPGIGPLKADIVWGGNYFGIIDLRGTSLRISPENGSVLSRYGIMAREQIRQRVNIQHPTAGHINNFNFVTFWHEPTIEGAFYKNVHVFSAGQLDRSPGGTGTSAMMAMFEARGQLALNQPIRSEGLLGTGTFEGCLIGEAKLNSVRAVRPTVKGTAGLLGTARWVIDRNDPVGAGFLVA; from the coding sequence ATGATGCGCAAGCAGGATATATTCGACGTCGTCTACACGCATACGGAGGGCGAGCCGCTCTGCATCATCCATAGCGGCATTCCCTATCCGGCCGGCTCCACCATCCTGGAGAAGCGCGCTTTCCTCGAAGCGAACTATGATTGGGTGCGCCAGGCGCTGATGCGCGAGCCGCGCGGCCACAAGGACATGTTCGGGGTATTCCTCACCCCGCCGTCCTCGCCGGACTACGATGCCGGGCTGATCTATATCGACGGCACGCAATATTCCCACATGTGCGGCCACGGCACGATCGCGGTCGCCATGGCGATGGTGGCGCTCGGCATGGTGCGGCGCAATCCGGATGGCGTGACCACGATCCGCTTCGAGACCACGGCGGGCCTGGTGCTGGCCGAGGTTGGATCGGAAGGCGACGAGGTGCTGTGGACCCGCTTCGAGAACGTGCCGGCCTATGTGGCGGCGCAGGACGTGCCGTTCGAACTGCCGGGCATCGGTCCGCTCAAGGCCGACATCGTGTGGGGCGGCAATTATTTCGGCATCATCGATCTGCGCGGCACCTCGCTGCGCATCTCGCCGGAGAACGGCTCGGTGCTGTCGCGCTACGGCATCATGGCGCGCGAGCAGATCCGCCAGCGGGTCAACATCCAGCACCCGACCGCCGGCCACATCAACAATTTCAACTTCGTCACCTTCTGGCACGAGCCGACCATCGAAGGCGCGTTCTACAAGAACGTCCATGTCTTCAGCGCCGGCCAGCTCGACCGTTCGCCGGGCGGCACCGGCACCAGTGCGATGATGGCGATGTTCGAGGCGCGCGGGCAGCTCGCGCTCAACCAGCCGATCCGCTCCGAGGGCCTGCTCGGCACCGGCACCTTCGAGGGCTGCCTGATCGGTGAAGCGAAGCTCAACAGCGTGCGTGCGGTGCGCCCGACGGTGAAGGGCACCGCTGGCCTGCTCGGCACCGCGCGCTGGGTGATCGACCGCAACGATCCGGTGGGTGCCGGGTTTCTCGTGGCGTAA
- a CDS encoding DUF763 domain-containing protein — translation MPQRSGSADLPLHGGRVPPWLAERMTRLGAVICEAIVQHYGRDELLSRLAHPFWFQSFGAVMGMDWHSSGITTSVIGALKRGLAPLSGELGLHVCGGRGRHSRKTPQELEAIGARIGFDGAALATASRLVAKVDSAAVQDGFDLYLHGFIVADDGKWVVVQQGMSDERRQARRYHWLSEGLSSFLDDPHSAIEGEGKGEIVNLADRRAEKSRHAQLDLLAALGPDGIARQYAALIEVPEPAPAPEAEQMLLPHLIMPAHHEVRAEDVVQPRLQAALAAAADRGPEDFADLLLVPGVGARTVEALALVAEVVHGTPCRFTDPARFSFAHGGKDRHPFPVPIRVYDQTIEVMKSAIGKARLGQSEELAAIRRLDDQTRQLERAAGGRSWDEVVAEEMRMSPSYGGRSVFGWEPG, via the coding sequence ATGCCCCAGCGATCCGGAAGCGCCGATCTGCCCCTGCATGGCGGCCGTGTGCCGCCCTGGCTGGCGGAGCGCATGACGCGGCTCGGCGCGGTGATCTGCGAGGCCATCGTCCAGCATTATGGCCGCGACGAATTGCTGAGCCGGCTGGCCCATCCCTTCTGGTTCCAGTCCTTTGGGGCGGTGATGGGGATGGACTGGCACTCCTCCGGCATCACCACCAGCGTCATCGGCGCGCTGAAGCGCGGGCTGGCGCCGCTGTCGGGCGAGCTTGGCCTGCATGTCTGCGGCGGGCGCGGCAGGCATTCGCGCAAGACGCCGCAGGAACTGGAGGCGATTGGCGCGCGCATCGGTTTCGATGGCGCGGCGCTCGCCACCGCCAGCCGTCTCGTCGCCAAGGTCGACAGCGCCGCGGTGCAGGACGGCTTTGATCTCTATCTCCACGGCTTCATCGTCGCCGATGACGGCAAATGGGTCGTGGTCCAGCAGGGCATGAGCGACGAACGCCGGCAGGCGCGGCGCTATCATTGGCTGTCGGAGGGGCTGAGCAGCTTCCTCGACGATCCGCATTCCGCGATCGAGGGGGAAGGCAAGGGCGAGATCGTCAATCTTGCCGACCGCCGCGCGGAGAAATCCCGCCACGCCCAGCTCGACCTGCTCGCTGCGCTCGGTCCCGATGGCATCGCCCGGCAATATGCGGCGCTCATAGAAGTGCCGGAGCCCGCGCCGGCTCCGGAGGCGGAGCAGATGCTGCTGCCGCATCTGATCATGCCGGCGCATCACGAAGTGCGCGCCGAGGACGTGGTGCAGCCGCGCTTGCAGGCCGCGCTCGCCGCAGCCGCCGATCGCGGCCCGGAGGATTTCGCCGACCTTCTGCTGGTGCCCGGCGTCGGCGCCCGCACCGTCGAGGCGCTGGCGCTGGTCGCCGAGGTGGTTCACGGCACGCCCTGCCGCTTCACCGATCCGGCGCGCTTCTCCTTTGCCCATGGCGGCAAGGACCGGCATCCGTTCCCGGTGCCGATCCGGGTCTATGACCAGACCATCGAGGTGATGAAGTCGGCCATCGGCAAGGCCAGGCTCGGCCAGTCCGAGGAACTGGCGGCGATCCGGCGCCTCGACGACCAGACCCGCCAGCTGGAGCGCGCCGCCGGCGGGCGAAGCTGGGACGAGGTGGTGGCCGAGGAGATGCGCATGTCGCCGAGCTATGGCGGGCGCAGCGTGTTCGGCTGGGAGCCGGGCTAG
- a CDS encoding YciI family protein, giving the protein MTGHDVPDTEAEFPMRYMMLIHHDEAALAKAPPSLWGDYAAFNEAIAKAGISYQPGNRLQPSSAASTVRVAGDKAAVLDGPYADTKEQLAGYFMIDVPDLDQAIVWATRCPSARYGSIEIRPLHTA; this is encoded by the coding sequence ATGACGGGACATGATGTCCCGGACACCGAAGCGGAGTTTCCGATGCGCTACATGATGCTGATCCACCACGACGAAGCCGCGCTCGCCAAGGCGCCGCCATCGCTCTGGGGCGACTACGCCGCCTTCAATGAGGCGATCGCGAAGGCCGGTATCTCGTACCAACCGGGCAACCGGCTCCAGCCGAGCTCGGCGGCGAGCACCGTGCGCGTCGCCGGCGACAAGGCCGCCGTCCTCGACGGGCCCTATGCCGATACCAAGGAGCAGCTCGCCGGCTATTTCATGATCGATGTGCCGGACCTCGACCAGGCGATCGTCTGGGCGACGCGGTGCCCGAGCGCGCGCTATGGCAGCATCGAAATCCGCCCGCTTCATACGGCCTGA